Proteins encoded in a region of the Veillonella parvula genome:
- the speE gene encoding polyamine aminopropyltransferase, giving the protein MSQWITEEQTPHLRLSAEAEEVLYSGESEFQKIEVFKSKEYGMMLALDGVFQTSEREEFIYHEMMSHIPLFLHPNPERVLIIGGGDGGVARECVRHDCVKEVTMVEIDGKVVELAKQYLPTIAKAMIENHPKLTVKIGDGIGFMAEAEDYYDVIIVDCSDPIGPGEGLFTEEFYKNTLKALKADGLFVQQTESPMLHQTLVEKVFGYVNSHFPIARLYTAFIPIYPAGMHCFTLGSKTFDPLTWTPNREQNFETKYYNADIQKAAFALPNFVKNYLPTK; this is encoded by the coding sequence ATGAGTCAATGGATTACTGAGGAACAAACACCTCACTTACGTCTAAGCGCTGAAGCGGAAGAAGTGCTTTACTCTGGGGAATCTGAGTTCCAGAAAATTGAAGTTTTTAAATCAAAAGAGTATGGTATGATGCTCGCTTTAGATGGCGTGTTCCAAACATCTGAGCGTGAAGAGTTTATCTATCATGAAATGATGAGCCATATCCCTTTGTTCTTACATCCTAATCCTGAGCGCGTTTTGATTATCGGTGGTGGTGATGGTGGCGTAGCTAGAGAATGTGTACGTCATGATTGTGTAAAAGAAGTAACAATGGTTGAAATCGATGGTAAGGTTGTAGAGTTGGCAAAACAATATCTACCAACTATTGCTAAAGCTATGATTGAAAACCACCCTAAATTGACTGTAAAAATTGGTGATGGTATTGGTTTCATGGCAGAAGCAGAAGATTACTATGATGTAATTATCGTGGATTGTTCCGATCCAATCGGTCCTGGTGAAGGCTTATTTACAGAAGAATTCTATAAGAATACATTAAAAGCTTTGAAAGCTGATGGCTTGTTTGTACAACAAACAGAATCTCCGATGTTACATCAAACATTAGTGGAAAAAGTTTTTGGTTACGTTAATAGCCATTTCCCAATTGCTCGCTTATATACAGCTTTTATTCCAATCTATCCTGCAGGAATGCATTGTTTTACATTGGGTTCCAAAACATTTGATCCTCTAACATGGACTCCAAACCGTGAACAAAACTTTGAAACTAAGTATTATAATGCAGATATTCAAAAAGCTGCATTTGCATTGCCAAATTTTGTAAAAAATTATTTGCCAACTAAGTAA
- a CDS encoding peptidylprolyl isomerase yields MKKAKIHMADGGDIVIELFEKEAPGTVQNFIDLINKGFYNGLRFHRVIPGFVAQGGCPNGNGTGGPGYTIKDELVGNPHKHERGALSMAHRGPNTGGSQFFIVYEPQPHLDGVHTVFGKVIEGMDVVDGIQQGAIMETVEVIKG; encoded by the coding sequence ATGAAAAAAGCGAAAATCCATATGGCTGACGGCGGCGATATCGTAATTGAATTATTTGAAAAAGAAGCGCCTGGCACAGTACAAAACTTTATCGACTTGATTAACAAAGGCTTCTACAATGGCCTTCGTTTTCACCGTGTAATTCCTGGTTTCGTAGCACAAGGTGGTTGTCCTAATGGCAACGGTACAGGTGGTCCTGGCTATACAATTAAAGATGAATTAGTTGGCAATCCGCATAAACATGAGCGAGGTGCTTTATCTATGGCTCACCGTGGCCCTAATACTGGTGGTAGTCAGTTCTTTATTGTATATGAGCCACAACCTCATTTAGATGGTGTACATACTGTATTTGGTAAAGTTATTGAAGGTATGGATGTAGTTGATGGTATCCAACAAGGTGCTATCATGGAAACTGTAGAAGTAATCAAAGGTTAA
- a CDS encoding ThiF family adenylyltransferase — protein sequence MEYMLTRLEWLVGPNKIQTLRDTSIALFGVGGVGGGALEALVRAGVGRIVIIDGDSIAPSNLNRQMITTHNTIGERKVEVAKARALSINPDVVIETHDIMYTEENYPGFIQSLNVDYVIDAIDMVTAKLNIIEVCQRESIPVISCMGGGNRFYPEKLMIADINKSHTCPLARVMRRELKKRGIKKQLVLFSTEKPTKPQFRGDATSPGTCSFVPPVAGFILAAHVLRTILEVPEQ from the coding sequence ATGGAATATATGTTAACCCGTTTAGAGTGGTTGGTTGGTCCCAATAAAATCCAAACATTAAGAGACACGTCTATCGCGCTCTTTGGTGTAGGTGGCGTAGGTGGTGGTGCCCTTGAGGCATTGGTGCGAGCTGGTGTAGGTCGCATCGTCATTATCGATGGAGATTCCATAGCGCCTAGCAATTTGAACCGTCAAATGATTACGACTCATAATACGATTGGGGAACGTAAGGTAGAGGTAGCAAAGGCGCGAGCTCTTTCTATCAATCCTGATGTGGTGATAGAAACTCATGATATTATGTATACTGAGGAAAACTATCCTGGATTTATTCAAAGCTTGAACGTTGATTATGTTATTGACGCCATCGATATGGTAACGGCGAAACTTAATATCATTGAGGTTTGTCAACGTGAAAGCATCCCTGTTATTTCTTGTATGGGCGGAGGTAATCGCTTTTACCCAGAAAAACTTATGATTGCAGATATCAATAAGTCTCATACATGTCCTTTGGCACGCGTTATGCGTCGGGAACTCAAAAAACGGGGTATAAAAAAACAATTAGTTTTATTTTCTACTGAAAAACCGACAAAACCACAGTTCCGTGGTGATGCCACAAGTCCTGGGACATGTAGTTTTGTGCCACCAGTGGCAGGTTTTATATTAGCAGCACATGTGTTGCGTACAATTTTGGAGGTACCTGAACAATGA
- a CDS encoding VOC family protein — MKFSFAHNNINVKDLDKSLAFYKEALLLEESRRLEDPSGAFTLVYLKSPYTAHELELTWLRDWDRPYNLGDNEFHLAFYVDDYEAALKKHKEMGVVAYENADMGIYFIADPDGYWTEIIPAGKY, encoded by the coding sequence ATGAAGTTTTCGTTTGCTCATAATAATATAAATGTTAAAGACCTTGATAAAAGTCTAGCATTCTATAAAGAGGCATTATTGCTCGAGGAGTCTCGTCGTTTGGAAGATCCAAGCGGTGCTTTTACCCTCGTGTATTTAAAAAGTCCTTATACAGCACATGAATTAGAACTTACATGGTTGCGTGACTGGGATCGTCCTTATAATTTGGGGGATAATGAATTCCACTTGGCATTCTATGTAGATGACTATGAAGCGGCTCTTAAAAAGCATAAAGAAATGGGCGTTGTTGCTTATGAGAATGCTGATATGGGTATTTATTTCATAGCAGATCCAGATGGATATTGGACAGAAATCATTCCGGCGGGTAAATATTAA